From the Desulfovibrio sp. JY genome, one window contains:
- a CDS encoding efflux RND transporter permease subunit has protein sequence MTEPGHHGHHSDWLTRITAVFVDSKLAPLFILAAVLTGVLAVWATPSEEEPQILVPMIDIHVTMPGATPKEIENRVVTPMERILWEVPGVEYVYSTAGAGQAMTTVRFKVGENTEKSLVAAYTKLYQHLDWIPPGCSRPILKPHSVDDVPVLTVALWGGPYDARQLRVMAGAVNEEVRRIPGVAETTVTGGRKRTVMVEPDPDRLRGQGLDMVSVIDAIGLQNKGQTIGDAFQSGRAVSIRLDNFFRTQKELSRAVVAIKNGRPVYLADVATIRDGFDEPADYVFFLPGHGLVKEGEATGAAYPAVTLSVAKRAGENATRIADEALKRINGLRGYVLPADVNLTVTRNSGETAKAKVDELLEHLILAAVTVGGVVALFLGLRASLVVMVAVPVTLAITLATYWLMGYTLNRVTLFALIFCIGILVDDPIVDVENIVRHLGLPGSRGKKLSDVIVEAVSEVRAPLVLATFTVIAAIAPMAYVGGLMGPYMRPMPVGASVAMLFSMVVAFCVTPWTAKRVLRPEPEGAKVHGDIPDDIGTRAYLWLMDRLLKRPVWRWGFLGLVGLLFVGACSLFPAKRVLVKMLPFDNKSEFSVVVDMPRGTTLEETTAVCRELASVVLKRPDVTGATLFAGTAAPMTFNGLIRHYYLRSGQNEAELAVNLLPKSERSVQSHPIAKEVRRALSPIAAKYGAKIKVVELPPGPPVIQTLVAEIYGPTDAGRLAVARQVRDIMKKTPDVVDVDWYVDDPRPERVIRVERDKAQAAGIDPDRALSDVTASIAGTVAGLMHDELAREDAPIVVRLPLKDRADARDMGAIAVRGEGDRMVSLGQIASIAEHEEPSQIYHKNLLPVIYVTGDVAGREESPIYAMNKVNATLEKLGETGKGAWQTVSKAALPILWTSMPAQTADYSMKWDGEWQITYEVFRDMGIAFAVVMVLIYILTVGWFGSYTTPIAIMAPIPLSLIGIIPAHALAGAFFTATSMIGFIAGAGIVVRNSIILVDFIEMRRGQGETLERAVEEAGAVRFRPMLLTAISVVGGAFVILFDPIFQGLAISLMAGEVAATIFSRMVVPVMYYLDARRTAR, from the coding sequence ATGACCGAGCCGGGACACCACGGGCACCATTCGGACTGGCTCACCCGCATCACCGCCGTTTTCGTCGATTCCAAGCTGGCCCCGCTTTTTATCCTGGCCGCCGTGCTGACCGGCGTGCTGGCCGTGTGGGCCACGCCCAGCGAGGAAGAGCCGCAGATCCTCGTGCCCATGATCGACATCCACGTGACCATGCCCGGGGCCACGCCCAAGGAGATCGAAAACCGGGTCGTCACGCCCATGGAGCGCATCCTGTGGGAGGTGCCGGGGGTGGAATACGTCTATTCCACGGCCGGCGCCGGCCAGGCCATGACCACGGTGCGCTTCAAAGTCGGCGAAAATACGGAAAAAAGCCTGGTTGCCGCCTACACCAAGCTCTACCAGCATCTCGACTGGATACCGCCCGGCTGCTCCCGGCCGATTTTAAAACCCCATTCCGTGGACGACGTGCCGGTGCTGACCGTCGCCTTGTGGGGCGGCCCCTACGATGCGCGCCAACTGCGCGTCATGGCGGGCGCGGTCAACGAGGAGGTGCGCCGCATTCCGGGCGTGGCCGAGACCACCGTCACCGGCGGGCGCAAGCGCACGGTCATGGTCGAGCCCGACCCCGACCGTCTGCGGGGGCAGGGCCTGGACATGGTGAGCGTGATCGACGCCATCGGCCTGCAAAACAAGGGGCAGACCATCGGCGACGCCTTCCAGTCCGGCAGGGCGGTCTCCATCCGGCTGGACAACTTTTTTCGCACCCAAAAGGAACTGTCCCGGGCGGTGGTGGCGATCAAGAACGGCCGGCCGGTCTACCTGGCCGACGTGGCCACGATCCGGGACGGCTTCGACGAGCCGGCCGATTACGTGTTTTTCCTGCCGGGGCATGGGCTGGTCAAAGAAGGCGAAGCCACGGGCGCGGCCTATCCGGCCGTGACGCTGTCCGTGGCCAAGCGGGCCGGCGAGAACGCCACCAGGATCGCCGACGAGGCGCTTAAGCGCATAAACGGCCTTCGCGGCTACGTCTTGCCGGCCGATGTCAATCTTACCGTCACCCGCAACTCGGGCGAGACGGCCAAGGCCAAGGTGGACGAGCTGCTGGAGCATCTCATCCTGGCCGCCGTCACGGTCGGGGGCGTGGTGGCGCTTTTCCTGGGGCTTCGAGCCAGCCTTGTGGTCATGGTGGCCGTGCCCGTGACCCTGGCCATTACGCTCGCCACTTACTGGCTCATGGGCTACACGCTCAACCGCGTGACGCTCTTCGCGCTCATTTTCTGCATCGGCATCCTGGTCGACGACCCCATCGTGGACGTGGAAAACATCGTGCGCCACCTGGGGCTTCCGGGCTCACGGGGAAAGAAGCTTTCCGACGTCATCGTCGAGGCGGTCAGCGAAGTGCGCGCGCCGCTGGTCCTCGCCACCTTCACGGTCATCGCCGCCATCGCGCCCATGGCCTACGTGGGCGGGCTCATGGGTCCCTACATGCGGCCCATGCCCGTGGGCGCGTCCGTCGCCATGCTTTTCTCCATGGTGGTGGCCTTTTGCGTCACCCCCTGGACGGCCAAGCGGGTGCTTCGCCCCGAACCCGAGGGGGCCAAGGTCCATGGCGATATTCCGGACGATATCGGAACTCGGGCTTATCTCTGGCTCATGGACCGCCTCCTCAAGCGTCCGGTCTGGCGCTGGGGCTTCCTGGGGCTGGTGGGACTTCTTTTCGTCGGGGCCTGCTCGCTGTTCCCGGCCAAGCGCGTGCTGGTCAAGATGCTGCCCTTTGACAACAAGAGCGAATTTTCCGTGGTGGTGGACATGCCGCGCGGCACGACCCTGGAGGAGACCACGGCCGTGTGCCGGGAGCTGGCCTCCGTGGTGCTCAAGCGTCCGGACGTCACCGGGGCCACGCTCTTTGCCGGCACGGCCGCGCCCATGACCTTCAACGGGCTGATCCGCCACTACTACCTGCGAAGCGGCCAAAACGAGGCCGAACTCGCCGTCAACCTGCTGCCCAAGTCCGAGCGTTCGGTGCAAAGCCATCCCATCGCCAAGGAGGTGCGCCGGGCGCTTTCGCCCATCGCCGCCAAATACGGGGCCAAAATCAAGGTGGTGGAGCTGCCGCCCGGACCGCCCGTCATCCAGACGCTGGTGGCCGAGATCTACGGCCCGACAGACGCGGGCCGGCTGGCCGTGGCCAGGCAAGTCCGCGACATCATGAAAAAGACCCCGGACGTGGTGGACGTGGACTGGTACGTGGACGATCCCCGGCCCGAGCGCGTCATCCGCGTGGAGCGCGACAAGGCCCAGGCCGCCGGCATCGACCCGGACCGGGCGCTTTCCGACGTCACGGCCTCCATCGCCGGCACCGTGGCCGGGCTCATGCACGACGAGCTGGCCCGGGAGGACGCGCCCATCGTGGTGCGCCTGCCGCTCAAGGACCGGGCCGACGCCCGGGACATGGGCGCCATCGCCGTGCGCGGCGAGGGCGACCGCATGGTGTCGCTGGGGCAGATCGCCTCCATCGCCGAGCACGAGGAGCCGAGCCAGATCTACCACAAGAACCTGCTTCCCGTGATCTACGTCACGGGCGACGTGGCCGGGCGCGAGGAAAGCCCCATCTACGCCATGAACAAGGTCAACGCGACCCTGGAAAAGCTCGGGGAGACGGGCAAGGGGGCCTGGCAGACCGTGTCCAAGGCGGCGCTTCCCATCCTCTGGACGTCCATGCCGGCCCAGACCGCCGACTACAGCATGAAATGGGACGGCGAGTGGCAGATCACCTACGAGGTCTTCCGCGACATGGGCATCGCCTTTGCCGTGGTCATGGTGCTCATCTACATCCTGACCGTGGGCTGGTTCGGCTCCTACACCACGCCGATTGCCATCATGGCCCCCATCCCACTGTCGCTAATAGGCATCATCCCGGCCCATGCCCTGGCCGGGGCCTTTTTCACGGCCACGTCCATGATCGGGTTTATCGCCGGGGCGGGCATCGTTGTGCGCAACTCCATTATCCTTGTGGATTTTATAGAGATGCGCCGAGGGCAGGGGGAGACCCTGGAGCGGGCGGTGGAGGAGGCCGGGGCGGTGCGCTTTCGGCCCATGTTACTCACCGCCATCAGCGTGGTGGGCGGGGCCTTCGTGATCCTGTTCGACCCCATTTTCCAGGGGCTGGCCATATCGCTTATGGCCGGCGAGGTGGCGGCCACCATCTTTTCCCGCATGGTGGTGCCGGTCATGTACTACCTCGACGCCCGGCGCACGGCCCGCTGA